A single window of Vibrio sp. SCSIO 43137 DNA harbors:
- a CDS encoding aspartate-semialdehyde dehydrogenase — protein MSQEFNVAVFGATGAVGETIVEVLQERKFPVGNIYLLASERSEGKTYRFNGKTVKVENVENFDWSQVHIALFSAGAALSEKWAPVAADEGVVVIDNTSQFRYDYDIPLVVPEVNPEAVAEFRNRNIIANPNCSTIQMLVALKPIHDEAGIERINVSTYQSVSGAGKTGIDELAGQTAKLLNGLPAEPDAFSQQIAFNCIPQIDKFMENGYTKEEMKMVWETQKIFNDPSIMVNPTCVRVPVFYGHAEAVHVETRTPIDASQVCQLLEQTEGVEVFYGEECPTQVRDAGGKDHVMVGRIRNDISHHSGVNLWVVADNVRKGAATNAVQIAEVLIRDYF, from the coding sequence TTTCCTGTCGGCAATATTTATCTGTTAGCCAGTGAGCGTAGTGAAGGTAAAACTTACCGCTTTAACGGCAAAACAGTAAAGGTTGAGAATGTTGAGAATTTTGACTGGTCACAGGTTCATATTGCCCTGTTCTCAGCCGGAGCGGCTCTTTCTGAGAAATGGGCTCCGGTAGCGGCAGACGAAGGTGTAGTGGTTATTGATAATACATCACAGTTCCGCTACGACTATGATATTCCTCTGGTTGTTCCGGAAGTAAACCCGGAAGCGGTAGCCGAGTTCCGTAACCGCAATATTATTGCTAACCCGAACTGCTCAACCATTCAGATGCTGGTGGCGCTAAAGCCTATCCATGATGAAGCGGGAATTGAACGTATCAATGTATCCACTTATCAGTCGGTATCTGGTGCAGGTAAAACTGGTATTGATGAGCTAGCCGGTCAGACAGCTAAGCTGCTTAACGGCCTGCCGGCAGAACCGGATGCCTTTAGCCAGCAAATTGCCTTTAACTGTATCCCGCAGATAGATAAGTTTATGGAGAACGGTTACACCAAAGAAGAGATGAAGATGGTGTGGGAAACCCAGAAAATCTTCAATGATCCTTCGATTATGGTGAATCCAACCTGCGTTCGCGTTCCGGTATTTTATGGTCATGCAGAAGCGGTTCACGTTGAAACCCGTACTCCTATCGATGCCAGTCAGGTTTGTCAGCTTCTGGAGCAGACAGAAGGTGTTGAAGTCTTCTATGGGGAAGAGTGTCCGACTCAGGTGCGTGACGCCGGCGGAAAAGACCATGTTATGGTCGGCCGAATTCGCAACGATATCAGCCATCATAGTGGCGTGAACCTTTGGGTTGTTGCTGATAACGTACGTAAAGGTGCGGCAACAAACGCCGTTCAGATTGCTGAAGTGTTAATTCGCGACTATTTTTAA